A region of Necator americanus strain Aroian chromosome I, whole genome shotgun sequence DNA encodes the following proteins:
- a CDS encoding hypothetical protein (NECATOR_CHRI.G4005.T2), giving the protein MGSKTSKEDKAMSPLSSWGGSFDDLICGDGKICGDRWTPIPSRESSPIMENFQRSRSAASFKRMTTDYDDDFEVIRQQPLPMDPYDLRTPMEIMDLDRPLTTNRRDYMPHSYTTPDLQPVPSKRRKKRKKPKTEANSFPVTPIQIFIENRKAVEIDPRNPSRTIIRLDGTSARKPVQTLNNVSSYRHRSISEPQNRRRMAPISYKGHWKRKSLHRNPVVLTRTTSMFARSTTNSENTNTTSLRSTRRVVPPRYLRPFAIPPPQPFRIRALPDQPYHRIRTATHPHL; this is encoded by the exons ATGGGATCAAAAACGTCGAAAGAAGACAAAGcca TGTCACCATTGAGCAGCTGGGGAGGTTCATTTGACGATCTCATTTGTGGTGATGGCAAAATTTGTGGAG ATCGATGGACGCCAATTCCAAGCAGGGAATCATCTCCTatcatggaaaattttcagcgAAGTAGAAGTGCCGCATCATTTAAACGAATGACTACTG ACTATGATGATGACTTTGAAGTGATAAGACAACAGCCTTTGCCTATGGACCCGTACGATCTGAG AACCCCAATGGAAATTATGGACTTGGATCGACCTCTTACTACTAACCGCCGTGACTACATGCCGCATAGCTACACCACTCCTGATCTGCAGCCGG TTCCAtctaagagaagaaagaagaggaagaaaccAAAGACAGAAGCAAATT CGTTTCCCGTCACCCCAATTCAGATTTTCATCGAAAACAGGAAAGCAGTGGAAATTG ATCCTCGAAATCCAAGCAGGACCATTATTCGTCTTGATGGAACATCAGCCAGGAAGCCAG tgcAAACATTGAATAACGTGAGTTCCTATCGACATCGATCTATTTCTGAGCCTCAAAACCGCAGACGCATGGCTCCAATCTCATATAAAGGAcactggaagagaaaaag TCTTCATCGTAACCCAGTTGTTCTCACAAGGACCACTTCGATGTTTGCTAGATCGACGACAAATTCGGAG AACACAAACACGACGTCGTTACGGAGCACACGCAGAGTTGTACCGCCACGTTATCTACGTCCATTTGCGATCCCACCTCCTCAGCCATTCCGGATCCGTGCTCTTCCAGATCAGCCTTATCATCGCATCCGCACGGCTACCCATCCGCATTTATAG
- a CDS encoding hypothetical protein (NECATOR_CHRI.G4005.T1) has product MGSKTSKEDKAMSPLSSWGGSFDDLICGDGKICGDRWTPIPSRESSPIMENFQRSRSAASFKRMTTDYDDDFEVIRQQPLPMDPYDLRTPMEIMDLDRPLTTNRRDYMPHSYTTPDLQPVPSKRRKKRKKPKTEANCKETFPSSQILLTIAVLLRMKALEEIRTDYSSVKTTRAFPVTPIQIFIENRKAVEIDPRNPSRTIIRLDGTSARKPVQTLNNVSSYRHRSISEPQNRRRMAPISYKGHWKRKSLHRNPVVLTRTTSMFARSTTNSENTNTTSLRSTRRVVPPRYLRPFAIPPPQPFRIRALPDQPYHRIRTATHPHL; this is encoded by the exons ATGGGATCAAAAACGTCGAAAGAAGACAAAGcca TGTCACCATTGAGCAGCTGGGGAGGTTCATTTGACGATCTCATTTGTGGTGATGGCAAAATTTGTGGAG ATCGATGGACGCCAATTCCAAGCAGGGAATCATCTCCTatcatggaaaattttcagcgAAGTAGAAGTGCCGCATCATTTAAACGAATGACTACTG ACTATGATGATGACTTTGAAGTGATAAGACAACAGCCTTTGCCTATGGACCCGTACGATCTGAG AACCCCAATGGAAATTATGGACTTGGATCGACCTCTTACTACTAACCGCCGTGACTACATGCCGCATAGCTACACCACTCCTGATCTGCAGCCGG TTCCAtctaagagaagaaagaagaggaagaaaccAAAGACAGAAGCAAATTGTAAGGAAACATTTCCTAGTAGTCAGATATTGTTAACAATTGCAGTTTTGTTACGAATGAAAGCTCTAGAAGAAATTCGTACAGATTATAgtagcgtcaaaacgacaagag CGTTTCCCGTCACCCCAATTCAGATTTTCATCGAAAACAGGAAAGCAGTGGAAATTG ATCCTCGAAATCCAAGCAGGACCATTATTCGTCTTGATGGAACATCAGCCAGGAAGCCAG tgcAAACATTGAATAACGTGAGTTCCTATCGACATCGATCTATTTCTGAGCCTCAAAACCGCAGACGCATGGCTCCAATCTCATATAAAGGAcactggaagagaaaaag TCTTCATCGTAACCCAGTTGTTCTCACAAGGACCACTTCGATGTTTGCTAGATCGACGACAAATTCGGAG AACACAAACACGACGTCGTTACGGAGCACACGCAGAGTTGTACCGCCACGTTATCTACGTCCATTTGCGATCCCACCTCCTCAGCCATTCCGGATCCGTGCTCTTCCAGATCAGCCTTATCATCGCATCCGCACGGCTACCCATCCGCATTTATAG
- a CDS encoding hypothetical protein (NECATOR_CHRI.G4006.T3) encodes MFKLCTLNLDACEIFRIEINQSVNGRSAAPHGIQQKICRDFLSVFAPSGALVAPQRDLKEIIVLASTDFFKGTEFHSWLQKECLEVKQNNRADTHSVEECLRYSIVVWLEPHHYYRCGKALLKGPFLEPEVQQAVRIFYCTSCGDLFLRVTPEIVRLFRLETWELDEPPTGRKWVYCLPKLGRGQLVEKHSRLPPDCGFATYGEMRAYWKNCYGYDLPLAESEHYYDVWFNGINNSFLYPDYCVMSSEPVSIQFRDEYTMTRLASEEFCNVFASTEHRICGEKAYMVAADPKLIKLSVLPTGSSSRRRKIASNVDLYQPREKETFPVDIPHVNGVNVKDEKSETYGKQNQVSAAPATKFGKIRKSFPLPIEKKRMSAAASTTAQNSQKLLFEMPGVTSKSTPSRKRRINVE; translated from the exons ATGTTTAAACTGTGCACTCTCAATCTGGATGCATGTGAAATTTTTCGTATCGAGATCAATCAAAGTGTCAATGGCAGATCTGCGGCACCTCATggtattcaacaaaaaatatgcag AGATTTCCTATCGGTATTCGCACCTTCCGGAGCACTTGTAGCCCCTCAACGGGATCTGAAAGAAATCATCGTACTCGCTTCTACTGACTTTTTCAAAGGGACAGAATTTCATTCTTGGCTCCAGAAGGAATGTTTGGAa GTCAAGCAGAACAATCGCGCTGACACCCATTCAGTAGAGGAATGTCTTCGTTACTCGATAGTCGTCTGGCTTGAACCACATCATTACTATAGATGTGGTAAGGCGCTGCTGAAAGGACCATTCCTAGAACCAGAGGTTCAGCAAGCAGTTCGGATAT TTTACTGCACATCTTGTGGGGATCTTTTTCTGCGAGTTACTCCCGAAATAGTTCGCCTATTCCGACTTGAAACGTGGGAACTCGACGAGCCACCAACCGGACGCAAATGGGTTTACTGTCTTCCGAA ACTCGGCAGAGGACAACTGGTAGAAAAGCATAGTCGTCTTCCCCCGGACTGTGGATTCGCCACTTATGGGGAGATGAGAGCATACTGGAAGAATTGT TACGGTTACGACTTACCTTTGGCTGAATCCGAACACTATTATGACGTATGGTTTAACGGTATAAACAATTCATTCTT ATATCCAGATTATTGTGTAATGTCATCAGAGCCTGTGTCTATCCAGTTTCGAGATGAGTACACCATGACACGTCTTGCCTCAGAAGAATTCTGCAATGTTTTTGCTTCCACTGAGCATAGAATATGTGGAGAAAAAGCTTACA TGGTTGCTGCTGATCCCAAACTTATAAAATTGTCTGTTCTCCCTACTGGATCTAGTTCTCGTAGACGAAAAATTGCCTCTAACGTG GATTTGTATCAGCctcgagaaaaagaaacttttccaGTGGACATACCACATGTGAACGGTGTAAACGTCAAAG ATGAGAAATCTGAAACCTATGGAAAACAAAACCAAGTATCAGCTGCACCAGCGACTAAGTTTGGTAAAATACGGAaatcttttcctcttcctaTAGAAAAG AAAAGGATGTCCGCAGCGGCATCCACAACAGCTCAGAATTCGCAGAAACTGCTATTTGAAATGCCGGGG gtAACTTCCAAATCCACGCCTAGTCGTAAACGAAGAATCAATGTAGAATAA
- a CDS encoding hypothetical protein (NECATOR_CHRI.G4006.T1) has product MFKLCTLNLDACEIFRIEINQSVNGRSAAPHGIQQKICRDFLSVFAPSGALVAPQRDLKEIIVLASTDFFKGTEFHSWLQKECLEVKQNNRADTHSVEECLRYSIVVWLEPHHYYRCGKALLKGPFLEPEVQQAVRISFAVYCTSCGDLFLRVTPEIVRLFRLETWELDEPPTGRKWVYCLPKLGRGQLVEKHSRLPPDCGFATYGEMRAYWKNCYGYDLPLAESEHYYDVWFNGINNSFLYPDYCVMSSEPVSIQFRDEYTMTRLASEEFCNVFASTEHRICGEKAYMVAADPKLIKLSVLPTGSSSRRRKIASNVDLYQPREKETFPVDIPHVNGVNVKDEKSETYGKQNQVSAAPATKFGKIRKSFPLPIEKKRMSAAASTTAQNSQKLLFEMPGVTSKSTPSRKRRINVE; this is encoded by the exons ATGTTTAAACTGTGCACTCTCAATCTGGATGCATGTGAAATTTTTCGTATCGAGATCAATCAAAGTGTCAATGGCAGATCTGCGGCACCTCATggtattcaacaaaaaatatgcag AGATTTCCTATCGGTATTCGCACCTTCCGGAGCACTTGTAGCCCCTCAACGGGATCTGAAAGAAATCATCGTACTCGCTTCTACTGACTTTTTCAAAGGGACAGAATTTCATTCTTGGCTCCAGAAGGAATGTTTGGAa GTCAAGCAGAACAATCGCGCTGACACCCATTCAGTAGAGGAATGTCTTCGTTACTCGATAGTCGTCTGGCTTGAACCACATCATTACTATAGATGTGGTAAGGCGCTGCTGAAAGGACCATTCCTAGAACCAGAGGTTCAGCAAGCAGTTCGGATAT CGTTTGCAGTTTACTGCACATCTTGTGGGGATCTTTTTCTGCGAGTTACTCCCGAAATAGTTCGCCTATTCCGACTTGAAACGTGGGAACTCGACGAGCCACCAACCGGACGCAAATGGGTTTACTGTCTTCCGAA ACTCGGCAGAGGACAACTGGTAGAAAAGCATAGTCGTCTTCCCCCGGACTGTGGATTCGCCACTTATGGGGAGATGAGAGCATACTGGAAGAATTGT TACGGTTACGACTTACCTTTGGCTGAATCCGAACACTATTATGACGTATGGTTTAACGGTATAAACAATTCATTCTT ATATCCAGATTATTGTGTAATGTCATCAGAGCCTGTGTCTATCCAGTTTCGAGATGAGTACACCATGACACGTCTTGCCTCAGAAGAATTCTGCAATGTTTTTGCTTCCACTGAGCATAGAATATGTGGAGAAAAAGCTTACA TGGTTGCTGCTGATCCCAAACTTATAAAATTGTCTGTTCTCCCTACTGGATCTAGTTCTCGTAGACGAAAAATTGCCTCTAACGTG GATTTGTATCAGCctcgagaaaaagaaacttttccaGTGGACATACCACATGTGAACGGTGTAAACGTCAAAG ATGAGAAATCTGAAACCTATGGAAAACAAAACCAAGTATCAGCTGCACCAGCGACTAAGTTTGGTAAAATACGGAaatcttttcctcttcctaTAGAAAAG AAAAGGATGTCCGCAGCGGCATCCACAACAGCTCAGAATTCGCAGAAACTGCTATTTGAAATGCCGGGG gtAACTTCCAAATCCACGCCTAGTCGTAAACGAAGAATCAATGTAGAATAA
- a CDS encoding hypothetical protein (NECATOR_CHRI.G4006.T2), translating to MFKLCTLNLDACEIFRIEINQSVNGRSAAPHGIQQKICRDFLSVFAPSGALVAPQRDLKEIIVLASTDFFKGTEFHSWLQKECLEVKQNNRADTHSVEECLRYSIVVWLEPHHYYRCGKALLKGPFLEPEVQQAVRISFAVYCTSCGDLFLRVTPEIVRLFRLETWELDEPPTGRKWVYCLPNNFNSFLDATSGVIPSTKNQCILMGFQHSDSSMLVSIISHV from the exons ATGTTTAAACTGTGCACTCTCAATCTGGATGCATGTGAAATTTTTCGTATCGAGATCAATCAAAGTGTCAATGGCAGATCTGCGGCACCTCATggtattcaacaaaaaatatgcag AGATTTCCTATCGGTATTCGCACCTTCCGGAGCACTTGTAGCCCCTCAACGGGATCTGAAAGAAATCATCGTACTCGCTTCTACTGACTTTTTCAAAGGGACAGAATTTCATTCTTGGCTCCAGAAGGAATGTTTGGAa GTCAAGCAGAACAATCGCGCTGACACCCATTCAGTAGAGGAATGTCTTCGTTACTCGATAGTCGTCTGGCTTGAACCACATCATTACTATAGATGTGGTAAGGCGCTGCTGAAAGGACCATTCCTAGAACCAGAGGTTCAGCAAGCAGTTCGGATAT CGTTTGCAGTTTACTGCACATCTTGTGGGGATCTTTTTCTGCGAGTTACTCCCGAAATAGTTCGCCTATTCCGACTTGAAACGTGGGAACTCGACGAGCCACCAACCGGACGCAAATGGGTTTACTGTCTTCCGAA CAACTTCAATAGCTTTTTGGATGCAACATCTGGCGTCATTCCTTCCACAAAGAACCAGTGCATTTTGATGGGATTCCAACACAGTGATTCGTCGATGCTAGTGTCGATAATCTCTCACGTatag
- a CDS encoding hypothetical protein (NECATOR_CHRI.G4006.T4): protein MADLRHLMVFNKKYAEASRFRDFLSVFAPSGALVAPQRDLKEIIVLASTDFFKGTEFHSWLQKECLEVKQNNRADTHSVEECLRYSIVVWLEPHHYYRCGKALLKGPFLEPEVQQAVRISFAVYCTSCGDLFLRVTPEIVRLFRLETWELDEPPTGRKWVYCLPKLGRGQLVEKHSRLPPDCGFATYGEMRAYWKNCYGYDLPLAESEHYYDVWFNGINNSFLYPDYCVMSSEPVSIQFRDEYTMTRLASEEFCNVFASTEHRICGEKAYMVAADPKLIKLSVLPTGSSSRRRKIASNVDLYQPREKETFPVDIPHVNGVNVKDEKSETYGKQNQVSAAPATKFGKIRKSFPLPIEKKRMSAAASTTAQNSQKLLFEMPGVTSKSTPSRKRRINVE from the exons ATGGCAGATCTGCGGCACCTCATggtattcaacaaaaaatatgcag AAGCAAGCAGATTTCG AGATTTCCTATCGGTATTCGCACCTTCCGGAGCACTTGTAGCCCCTCAACGGGATCTGAAAGAAATCATCGTACTCGCTTCTACTGACTTTTTCAAAGGGACAGAATTTCATTCTTGGCTCCAGAAGGAATGTTTGGAa GTCAAGCAGAACAATCGCGCTGACACCCATTCAGTAGAGGAATGTCTTCGTTACTCGATAGTCGTCTGGCTTGAACCACATCATTACTATAGATGTGGTAAGGCGCTGCTGAAAGGACCATTCCTAGAACCAGAGGTTCAGCAAGCAGTTCGGATAT CGTTTGCAGTTTACTGCACATCTTGTGGGGATCTTTTTCTGCGAGTTACTCCCGAAATAGTTCGCCTATTCCGACTTGAAACGTGGGAACTCGACGAGCCACCAACCGGACGCAAATGGGTTTACTGTCTTCCGAA ACTCGGCAGAGGACAACTGGTAGAAAAGCATAGTCGTCTTCCCCCGGACTGTGGATTCGCCACTTATGGGGAGATGAGAGCATACTGGAAGAATTGT TACGGTTACGACTTACCTTTGGCTGAATCCGAACACTATTATGACGTATGGTTTAACGGTATAAACAATTCATTCTT ATATCCAGATTATTGTGTAATGTCATCAGAGCCTGTGTCTATCCAGTTTCGAGATGAGTACACCATGACACGTCTTGCCTCAGAAGAATTCTGCAATGTTTTTGCTTCCACTGAGCATAGAATATGTGGAGAAAAAGCTTACA TGGTTGCTGCTGATCCCAAACTTATAAAATTGTCTGTTCTCCCTACTGGATCTAGTTCTCGTAGACGAAAAATTGCCTCTAACGTG GATTTGTATCAGCctcgagaaaaagaaacttttccaGTGGACATACCACATGTGAACGGTGTAAACGTCAAAG ATGAGAAATCTGAAACCTATGGAAAACAAAACCAAGTATCAGCTGCACCAGCGACTAAGTTTGGTAAAATACGGAaatcttttcctcttcctaTAGAAAAG AAAAGGATGTCCGCAGCGGCATCCACAACAGCTCAGAATTCGCAGAAACTGCTATTTGAAATGCCGGGG gtAACTTCCAAATCCACGCCTAGTCGTAAACGAAGAATCAATGTAGAATAA
- a CDS encoding hypothetical protein (NECATOR_CHRI.G4007.T1) — translation MTYPFGFITSSILPYLPFYTYQPVPQKKTSYFIKDILGVGDDVPQLDDFGRSVENSITAENISRPMKKKKARTTFSGRQIFELEKQFENKKYLSSAERSELAKNLHVTETQVKIWFQNRRTKWKKADQDRRERVMQFQTQTDEKEIKST, via the exons ATGACCTATCCATTCGGATTCATCACCTCGAGCATCTTACCGTATCTACCATTTTATACTTATCAGCCTGTGCCGCAGAAAAAGACATCATATTTCATCAAAGATATTCTTGGTGTCGGTGACGATGTTCCGCAGCTTGACGATTTTGGAAGAAGTG TTGAGAATTCGATTACTGCAGAGAATATCAGCCGaccaatgaaaaagaaaaaggcaaGGACGACTTTCAGTGGACGTCAGATTTTTGAGCTGGAAAAACA aTTCGAGAACAAAAAGTACCTCTCAAGTGCAGAACGCAGTGAACTCGCTAAGAATCTTCATGTGACTGAAACACAG GTAAAAATCTGGTTCCAAAATCGACGAACAAAGTGGAAAAAGGCGGATCAGGATCGACGGGAAAGAGTTATGCAGTTTCAAACACAAaccgatgaaaaagaaatcaaatctaCATAA
- a CDS encoding hypothetical protein (NECATOR_CHRI.G4007.T2), with the protein MTYPFGFITSSILPYLPFYTYQPVPQKKTSYFIKDILGVGDDVPQLDDFGRSVENSITAENISRPMKKKKARTTFSGRQIFELEKQ; encoded by the exons ATGACCTATCCATTCGGATTCATCACCTCGAGCATCTTACCGTATCTACCATTTTATACTTATCAGCCTGTGCCGCAGAAAAAGACATCATATTTCATCAAAGATATTCTTGGTGTCGGTGACGATGTTCCGCAGCTTGACGATTTTGGAAGAAGTG TTGAGAATTCGATTACTGCAGAGAATATCAGCCGaccaatgaaaaagaaaaaggcaaGGACGACTTTCAGTGGACGTCAGATTTTTGAGCTGGAAAAACAGTGA
- a CDS encoding hypothetical protein (NECATOR_CHRI.G4008.T1), translating into METLRNNRSTGANRGVLAILDLVDLGIGEERKGKEKKGDRKGKERRGKERKGKERKGKERKGKERKGKERKGKDQEEKGE; encoded by the coding sequence aTGGAGACTCTTAGAAACAACAGGAGCACAGGAGCAAACAGAGGAGTCTTAGCAATTTTGGACTTAGTCGACTTAGGAATAGGAGAGGAAAggaagggaaaagaaaagaaaggtgataggaaaggaaaggaaaggagaggaaaggaaaggaaaggaaaggaaaggaaaggaaaggaaaggaaaggaaaggaaaggaaaggaaaggaaaggaaaggaaaggaccAAGAAGAGAAAGGTGaatag